The Flavobacterium jumunjinense genome includes a region encoding these proteins:
- a CDS encoding LTA synthase family protein, whose product MKKTVNFDSRYSLVIAFSLWFLTFSFVLRFVFLFWHFDEASWRFLDLIKTIFIGSFFDFGVVSFILFPSILYITILPNKLIGSFLDKCIVYFFSFLTLFILVFTFLAEITFWEEFKNRFNFIAVDYLIYTYEVLSNIQESYNIYLLVSIVIAITVFFFWLFKKKSIYENVFKNKVNLKTRLTSLSISLFIVFLFLKFIPNSMAEWSSNRYNSEISKAGIYSFFAAFRNNQMKYERFYTTVDNEKAFGMIKKNLSDDKTTFSSDKLSIHRTINDTATNNEVKKNVIFIMVESLSASFMEKNGNTEKITPFLDSLVTKSIFFDNLYATGTRTVRGMEAITLSIPPTPGQSIVKRPENHNLFTIATVFKSKNYTTNFFYGGDGYFDNMNSFFGGNGFDIYDRGRGSILNDDIKTKRYNIDDNEVTFENAWGICDENLYDKVITIADKQYKDNKLFFNFVMTTSNHRPYTYPENKIDIPSGTGRSGAVKYTDYALKQLFEKAKTKEWYKNTIFVIIADHCASSAGKNEIDIANYHIPAFIINSSEIESQIIGKQCSQIDLFPTLFSIFNWKYESNLFGKNVFDPSFEERALLGTYRKLTLMKNDKAMILSDQKKQTFNKWDKKTNNLSTIPMDKTFLEETIAWYQTADYLFTHKLLK is encoded by the coding sequence ATGAAAAAAACTGTCAATTTTGATTCACGTTATAGTTTAGTAATTGCATTTTCTCTTTGGTTTCTAACCTTTTCTTTTGTTTTAAGGTTTGTATTTCTATTTTGGCATTTTGACGAAGCATCTTGGCGTTTTTTAGACTTAATTAAGACAATTTTTATCGGTTCTTTCTTTGATTTTGGAGTTGTATCATTTATTCTATTTCCATCTATTTTATATATTACTATACTACCTAATAAATTAATTGGTAGCTTTTTAGATAAATGCATTGTTTATTTCTTTTCTTTTTTAACCTTATTTATTTTAGTTTTTACATTTTTAGCTGAAATTACCTTTTGGGAAGAATTTAAAAATAGATTTAATTTTATAGCTGTAGATTATCTAATATACACATATGAAGTACTTTCAAATATTCAAGAATCATATAATATATATCTATTAGTAAGTATTGTTATTGCAATAACTGTATTCTTTTTTTGGTTATTCAAAAAGAAATCTATTTATGAGAATGTATTTAAAAATAAAGTCAATTTAAAAACTAGGTTAACTTCTTTATCTATTAGCCTTTTTATAGTATTCCTCTTTTTAAAATTTATACCCAATTCTATGGCTGAATGGTCTAGTAATCGTTATAATTCTGAAATTTCAAAAGCCGGAATTTATTCTTTTTTTGCTGCCTTTAGAAATAATCAAATGAAATATGAGCGTTTTTATACCACTGTAGATAATGAAAAAGCTTTTGGAATGATTAAAAAGAATCTTAGTGATGACAAAACAACTTTTTCATCGGATAAGCTTTCTATTCATAGAACAATTAATGATACTGCTACTAATAATGAAGTTAAAAAGAATGTAATTTTTATTATGGTTGAAAGCTTAAGTGCTAGTTTTATGGAAAAAAATGGAAATACAGAAAAAATAACACCATTTTTAGACAGTTTAGTAACAAAAAGTATCTTTTTTGATAATCTTTATGCAACAGGAACAAGAACCGTTAGAGGTATGGAAGCAATCACCTTATCGATTCCTCCTACTCCTGGGCAAAGTATTGTTAAAAGACCTGAAAATCATAATTTATTTACGATTGCTACTGTTTTTAAATCTAAAAATTATACAACTAATTTCTTTTATGGAGGCGATGGTTATTTTGATAATATGAACTCCTTTTTTGGAGGTAATGGTTTCGATATTTATGATAGAGGAAGAGGAAGTATTTTAAATGATGATATTAAAACGAAGCGATATAATATTGATGATAATGAAGTTACTTTCGAAAATGCTTGGGGAATTTGTGATGAAAATTTATACGATAAAGTAATTACTATTGCAGACAAACAGTATAAGGATAACAAATTATTTTTCAATTTTGTAATGACTACTTCAAATCATAGACCTTATACTTATCCTGAAAATAAAATTGATATTCCTTCTGGAACTGGAAGATCGGGAGCCGTTAAATATACCGATTACGCTTTAAAACAACTTTTTGAAAAAGCGAAAACAAAAGAATGGTATAAAAACACAATTTTTGTAATAATTGCAGACCATTGTGCGAGTAGTGCTGGAAAAAATGAAATAGACATTGCAAATTATCACATTCCAGCTTTCATTATAAATTCTTCTGAAATTGAAAGTCAAATTATTGGAAAGCAATGTTCTCAAATTGACCTATTCCCTACTCTTTTTTCAATTTTTAATTGGAAATATGAGTCCAATTTATTTGGGAAAAATGTTTTTGATCCTTCTTTTGAAGAAAGAGCACTTTTAGGAACTTATAGAAAACTTACTTTAATGAAGAATGATAAGGCTATGATTTTATCTGATCAAAAGAAACAAACGTTTAATAAATGGGACAAAAAAACAAATAATTTAAGTACAATTCCGATGGATAAAACTTTTTTAGAGGAAACAATTGCTTGGTATCAGACTGCGGATTATTTGTTTACACACAAATTGCTAAAATAA
- a CDS encoding YqaA family protein: protein MQKQKKSRLKLMHQYYKYTGFYSFIWQNTKKALIPLAVIVGILLYVNYKVMNINDMLLHVTKNFSDFSIFTLFFISESILGLLPPDIFIAWTKSTESPLLYLSILAVLSYLGGVFSYYKGRTLLLIPKINNYLEGRMTKHIKNMQKWGGFLIAVGALLPLPFAIACLAAGMIKFPQKQFFIFASLRVFRFVIYGYLIYTALS from the coding sequence ATGCAAAAGCAAAAGAAATCAAGATTAAAGTTAATGCATCAGTATTATAAGTATACTGGTTTTTATTCTTTTATTTGGCAGAATACAAAAAAAGCGTTAATTCCATTAGCTGTTATTGTAGGTATTCTACTTTATGTAAACTATAAAGTAATGAATATCAATGATATGCTTTTACATGTAACTAAAAATTTTAGCGATTTTTCAATTTTTACATTATTTTTTATTTCTGAAAGTATTTTAGGGCTTTTGCCACCAGATATATTTATTGCTTGGACAAAAAGTACAGAATCACCACTACTCTATTTATCTATTTTGGCAGTACTATCCTATTTAGGTGGTGTATTTTCATATTATAAAGGAAGAACATTACTATTAATTCCGAAAATAAATAATTATTTAGAAGGAAGAATGACAAAGCACATTAAGAACATGCAAAAATGGGGAGGATTTCTTATAGCTGTTGGTGCATTATTACCATTACCTTTCGCAATTGCTTGTTTAGCTGCTGGAATGATTAAATTTCCACAAAAACAATTTTTTATCTTTGCATCGTTGCGTGTGTTTCGTTTCGTTATCTACGGATATTTAATTTATACTGCTTTATCATGA
- a CDS encoding DUF3817 domain-containing protein produces the protein MIKIFKKIALLEGISLLVLLFFAMPMKYIFNEPIYVKQVGMAHGILFLLYIAFAVVLKFEQKWDLKKFFTISIASVIPFGTFYIEKKYL, from the coding sequence ATGATAAAAATTTTCAAAAAAATCGCTCTTTTAGAAGGTATTTCACTATTGGTATTATTATTTTTTGCAATGCCTATGAAATACATTTTTAATGAACCAATCTATGTTAAGCAAGTAGGAATGGCTCATGGAATTTTATTTTTATTATATATTGCATTTGCAGTAGTTTTAAAATTTGAACAAAAATGGGATTTAAAAAAATTCTTTACAATATCTATTGCTTCAGTAATTCCTTTTGGAACATTCTACATCGAAAAAAAATATTTATAA
- a CDS encoding response regulator transcription factor: MKILLIEDEIEMQKSIQQYLSVDKNIVEIANDYDSAEEKIKIYEYDCILLDITLPKGSGLDLIKSIKKKRPKTGIIIISAKNSFDDKIHGLDLGADDYLPKPFYLPELNARIKALLRRNNFDGDNSIRFNEIEIFPEERKVLVHNKPIKLTSKEFDLLVYFITNKDRVIQKNALIEHLWGDNSDQFDNFDFIYNHVKNLRKKLVESKCEDYIQSLYGIGYTFKTES, encoded by the coding sequence ATGAAAATTCTTTTAATTGAAGATGAAATAGAAATGCAAAAAAGTATACAACAATATTTATCAGTTGATAAAAATATTGTTGAAATTGCAAATGATTATGATAGTGCCGAAGAGAAAATTAAAATCTATGAATATGATTGTATTTTGCTAGACATTACTTTACCCAAAGGTTCTGGTTTAGATTTGATAAAATCAATTAAAAAAAAGCGACCAAAAACAGGAATCATTATTATTTCAGCAAAAAACTCATTTGATGATAAAATTCATGGTTTAGACCTTGGAGCTGACGATTATTTACCAAAACCATTCTATTTACCAGAATTAAATGCGCGTATAAAAGCTTTATTAAGAAGAAATAATTTTGATGGAGACAATTCTATTAGATTCAATGAAATTGAAATTTTTCCAGAAGAAAGAAAAGTTTTAGTGCATAACAAACCTATAAAATTAACTAGTAAGGAGTTTGATTTATTAGTTTACTTCATAACAAACAAAGATAGAGTTATTCAAAAAAACGCATTAATTGAGCATTTATGGGGCGATAATTCTGATCAATTTGATAATTTTGACTTTATTTACAACCACGTAAAGAATTTACGCAAAAAATTAGTAGAATCGAAATGTGAAGATTATATTCAATCACTTTATGGAATTGGCTATACATTTAAAACCGAATCATGA
- a CDS encoding sensor histidine kinase, translating into MKLLTKTSIYYTLFLIPILLISATFFYFFTLHEVGESSENLLSDRVDVIKEYLKENDTISVYTLQENKELNIKEISIGKTIPNTFSDTLIYSTSKKVYIANKVLKTSFVLNDKNYSITVWKSTIEIYELIEVIFYTFLILIILSLLISIYINSRISKRIWQPFWLTLEQLKRFRVTNNNVGEFEKTEIIEFNELNQSVSQMMNKMIVDFNNQKKFSENASHELQTPLAIIKSKVELLLQSENLKENDVHTLLSIDDSLVRLNRINKALLLLSKIENRQFIASSIVPVNEIIKNKISLNEEFLNNKKINLVFHSNSELSFQMNPELSYVLVNNLLQNAIRHNYEGGIINIEIKDKSLLISNSGSKKSLDINKIFNRFEKESIHTNSIGLGLSICKEIAEVSNLKLAYTFENDLHIFSIKQSSIDSLK; encoded by the coding sequence ATGAAATTATTAACAAAGACTAGTATTTATTATACACTTTTTCTAATTCCTATACTTTTAATTTCGGCTACTTTTTTCTATTTTTTTACACTGCATGAAGTTGGTGAGAGTAGTGAAAATTTATTATCTGATAGAGTAGACGTTATAAAAGAATATTTGAAAGAAAATGATACAATTTCTGTATACACTTTACAAGAAAATAAAGAGTTAAATATTAAAGAAATAAGTATCGGAAAAACTATTCCAAATACTTTTTCTGATACATTAATTTATTCCACTTCTAAAAAAGTATATATAGCAAATAAAGTATTAAAAACTAGCTTTGTCTTAAATGATAAAAACTACTCTATAACAGTTTGGAAAAGTACCATAGAAATTTATGAATTAATTGAAGTTATTTTTTATACTTTTCTAATATTAATTATACTTTCACTTTTAATTTCAATCTACATTAATAGTAGAATTTCCAAGAGAATTTGGCAACCGTTTTGGCTTACTTTAGAGCAACTTAAAAGATTTAGAGTAACAAATAATAATGTTGGTGAGTTTGAAAAAACAGAAATAATAGAATTTAATGAATTAAATCAAAGTGTTTCACAAATGATGAATAAAATGATTGTTGATTTCAATAATCAGAAGAAATTTTCAGAAAATGCATCACACGAATTACAAACACCATTAGCAATAATAAAATCTAAAGTTGAATTATTATTACAATCTGAAAACTTGAAGGAAAATGATGTCCATACATTATTATCAATCGACGATTCCTTGGTACGTTTAAATAGAATAAATAAAGCATTATTATTATTGAGCAAGATAGAAAACCGACAATTCATAGCATCAAGTATAGTTCCTGTAAATGAAATTATAAAAAATAAAATCAGTTTAAATGAAGAATTTTTAAACAATAAAAAAATTAATTTAGTATTTCATTCAAACAGTGAACTAAGTTTCCAAATGAATCCAGAACTTAGTTATGTATTAGTAAACAATTTACTTCAAAATGCAATTAGACATAATTATGAAGGCGGAATTATCAATATAGAAATAAAAGATAAATCATTACTCATTTCGAATTCAGGCAGTAAAAAATCTTTAGATATAAACAAAATTTTCAATAGATTTGAAAAAGAATCTATTCATACCAATTCCATAGGTTTAGGATTATCTATTTGCAAGGAAATTGCTGAAGTAAGCAACTTAAAACTTGCATATACTTTTGAAAACGATTTACACATATTTTCTATAAAACAGAGTAGTATTGATTCACTAAAATAA
- a CDS encoding diacylglycerol/lipid kinase family protein has product MLHLFFIINPSSGKGNHSINEETIKTYFDTKKYKINVSYSKYPKHAILLTEEAIKLNPDVIIACGGDGTINEVANRLVNTSIKLGIIPIGSGNGLASNLNIPKNSLEALQIIENNRTTTIDVGKINDTYFFSNMGLGIDAEIIERYQNSGKRNLMSYVKASINRSLWYEPKVFNYSIGNHKLKESLLFLFISNSNEMGYNISLTPNASLSDGYLDLLTVPKLNFFNKLYFGIAVIINKIHTFKKAKHHLIKEMNVDIENTSNCVAQIDGEYHILNTNRISISILERSLNIIIP; this is encoded by the coding sequence ATGTTACACCTATTTTTTATTATAAATCCAAGCTCAGGAAAAGGAAACCACTCTATTAATGAAGAAACGATTAAAACCTATTTCGATACCAAAAAATATAAGATAAACGTAAGTTATTCTAAATACCCAAAACATGCTATTTTATTAACAGAAGAAGCTATAAAGTTGAATCCTGATGTAATTATTGCTTGTGGTGGAGACGGAACAATAAATGAAGTAGCAAATAGGCTTGTAAATACGTCTATAAAACTTGGAATTATACCTATTGGTTCTGGGAATGGCTTAGCATCTAATTTAAACATTCCAAAAAATAGTTTAGAAGCACTTCAAATTATTGAAAATAATAGAACAACAACAATAGACGTTGGAAAAATTAATGACACCTATTTCTTTAGCAATATGGGCTTAGGTATTGATGCTGAAATTATTGAAAGATATCAAAATTCAGGTAAAAGAAACTTAATGTCCTATGTAAAAGCATCAATAAATAGAAGCTTATGGTATGAACCCAAAGTATTTAATTATTCCATTGGAAATCATAAACTTAAAGAGTCATTATTATTCCTTTTTATATCTAATTCTAATGAAATGGGTTATAATATATCATTAACACCAAATGCATCTTTATCTGATGGCTATTTAGACCTATTAACAGTTCCTAAATTAAATTTTTTTAATAAATTATACTTTGGAATTGCAGTTATTATTAATAAGATTCATACTTTTAAGAAAGCAAAACATCATTTGATTAAAGAAATGAATGTAGACATTGAAAATACTTCAAATTGTGTTGCGCAAATAGATGGTGAATATCATATTCTAAACACCAATAGAATATCAATTTCTATTCTAGAAAGAAGTTTGAACATTATTATTCCTTAA